One window of Aspergillus oryzae RIB40 DNA, chromosome 3 genomic DNA carries:
- a CDS encoding tetrahydrofolate synthase (folylpolyglutamate synthase), whose product MRRGTPRDLADSIVTIFMRGFRIHTLYTYNSIRRFSSHPARMSRNYEAAITALNSLQTNFAVVQQLRESGDRRQMNLRSLPETIEWLRRIGYQPSDLNRLNPVHVAGTKGKGSTSAFISSILSQYTSPVPSESNDSAPRLKKVGLYTSPHLRFARERIQINGAPLSEEKFARYFFEVWDRLDEAARVAGENPEELRTKPQYFRYLTLMAFHTYLSEGVDAAVIECGIGGEYDCTNVLERPAATAITSLGIDHTAMLGTTIEEIAWHKGGIIKPGVKGFSAPQAASAERVLYDRAADKKTQLEIIAGHPDLASGSSVKLGLAGDFQRTNAALAIATAAEFLKKVGLEDIPDDFMKKPLPAKFRKGLELARLGGRCETRHEKNVTWFIDGGHTLESIKLAGQWFTSQIHANSSSGAVANRKLRVLIFNQQTRDSNALAQALYDTLAAALGSEQPFTHAIFCTNVTYKAAGYRPDLVSMNTSASEVEKLQVQNSLAEKWRSIDPRAEVKVYGTIEEAVDFTRDLAAKERECSDNDETPIMSFVTGSLHLVGGFLDVIETKPGPQ is encoded by the exons ATGCGACGAGGAACCCCTCGTGACTTAGCTGATAGCATTGTCACCATCTTCATGAGGGGTTTTCGCATACACACGCTCTATACCTATAATTCCATTCGTCGGTTCTCATCCCATCCGGCCAGAATGTCCCGCAACTATGAG GCTGCAATTACAGCATTGAATTCGCTGCAGACCAACTTCGCAGTTGTTCAACAACTGAGAGAGTCAGGAGACCGGCGACAAATGAATTTACGGTCTCTCCCCGAAACTATAGAGTGGCTCCGACGCATTGGATACCAG CCCTCCGATCTGAACCGTCTGAATCCTGTGCACGTTGCTGGTACCAAGGGCAAGGGATCGACCTCCgctttcatctcttccatccTATCTCAATACACTTCCCCGGTGCCCTCAGAATCAAATGATTCTGCGCCACGTCTCAAAAAAGTCGGCCTCTATACATCTCCTCACTTACGATTTGCCCGAGAGCGTATTCAGATCAATGGTGCGCCGCTCTCCGAAGAAAAGTTTGCTCGGTACTTCTTCGAGGTCTGGGACCGGCTTGATGAAGCGGCTCGTGTGGCCGGCGAGAACCCGGAAGAACTACGAACAAAGCCGCAGTATTTTCGATACCTGACTCTTATGGCATTTCATACTTATCTGAGTGAAGGTGTGGATGCTGCGGTGATAGAGTGTGGCATCGGTGGAGAGTATGACTGCACGAATGTCCTCGAGCGGCCTGCCGCGACGGCGATCACAAGCTTAGGTATTGACCATACTGCTATGCTGGGAACAACgattgaagaaattgccTGGCATAAGGGTGGTATTATAAAGCCTGGGGTCAAAGGCTTCAGTGCTCCTCAAGCTGCCAGTGCCGAAAGGGTTCTATACGACCGTGCAGCGGATAAGAAAACTCAATTGGAAATCATTGCAGGTCATCCTGATCTAGCCAGTGGTAGCAGTGTGAAACTTGGGTTGGCCGGCGATTTCCAACGCACAAATGCAGCTCTGGCGATCGCAACGGCTGCAGAATTTCTTAAGAAAGTCGGGCTCGAAGACATTCCAGATGATTTTATGAAGAAGCCTTTGCCTGCTAAATTCCGTAAGGGGTTGGAATTGGCTCGGTTAGGCGGGCGTTGTGAAACCCGACATGAAAAGAATGTCACCTGGTTCATTGACGGTGGTCATACTCTAGAGAGTATCAAGCTGGCCGGTCAATGGTTCACCTCCCAGATACATGCGAATTCCTCATCCGGTGCGGTAGCAAACAGAAAGCTGCGCgtcttgatcttcaatcaGCAAACTCGTGATAGCAATGCCCTCGCCCAAGCCCTCTACGATACCTTGGCTGCAGCTCTTGGGTCCGAGCAGCCTTTCACTCACGCGATTTTCTGTACCAATGTAACGTACAAAGCGGCAGGTTATCGACCCGACCTCGTAAGCATGAATACGAGCGCATCTGAGGTGGAAAAGTTACAGGTCCAGAACAGCCTTGCGGAGAAATGGCGTTCAATTGATCCACGTGCTGAGGTCAAGGTGTATGGTACCATCGAAGAAGCTGTTGACTTCACCCGAGACCTGGCAgcgaaggagagagaatgTTCAGATAACGATGAAACACCCATCATGAGCTTTGTCACGGGCAGCTTACATCTTGTTGGCGGTTTCCTAGATGTGATCGAGACCAAGCCGGGTCCGCAATGA
- a CDS encoding putative phosphoinositide phosphatase (Sac1) (putative phosphoinositide phosphatase), whose translation MATTLLPFRDINLHASSSHYAFTSPSSPNAPTLIVDRPTGDLRLHDGTLPGAKRISSIAGILGMIKLKLDKYIIVITKALPMGRLRGHMVYKVAGTEFLPLRERPLHDHDEDTYLALLKELLRTGPMYFSYALDLTNSFQRQSQSDASLPMWKRADDRFFWNRFIQSDLIDFSLGGHDTTSVRYGPQPGVDPYILPVMYGMLRITPAKVKSTSFTFALITRRSRHRAGTRYFSRGIDEQGHVSNYNETEQIVILNDATGGLSGFSGGQSMKEKTADSGRDLQVMAYVQTRGSVPVFWAEVNNLKYTPKLQVRGVETAVDAARKHFAEQIRLYGENYLVNLVNQKGREERVKDAYEQLVRILVSPSTENTEVDAVSSEKIHALEPGQRQKELDRLHYIYFDFHNETKGLQWHRAELLMDRLIDGLTRGGYFRGVEDPGVPSGQLDIRSSQTSVVRTNCMDCLDRTNVVQSMLGRWAVTRQLTDAGILRQGEAANDDRDFEDLFRNIWADNADVVSKSYSGTGALKTDFTRTGQRTRAGMLQDLNNSITRYVKNNLLDGPRQDGFDVFLGTYLPPNSTLGNLQLFLDRRPLIIQSIPYILAAGVFMVLISIFTRRLPDAAVWPLRLFVIFWLVVSAWCARFILGHGMLYVNWPKLNTPAAGSEGYQDAMIKARSDPIVGQFLPSRKHQRGYSNARLGFLEEGKTRIE comes from the exons ATGGCTACTACTCTCCTTCCGTTCCGCGATATCAACCTCCACGCCTCCTCCTCTCATTACGCTTTCACCTCGCCCTCTTCACCAAATGCTCCCACGCTTATCGTTGACCGCCCAACAGGCGACTTACGATTGCATGATGGCACCCTTCCTGGTGCTAAGCGCATTTCCAGTATCGCCGGTATACTGGGCATGATAAAGTTGAAGCTGG ACAAATATATCATCGTAATCACCAAAGCGCTGCCTATGGGTCGACTACGCGGACATATGGTTTACAAAGTTGCAGGAACTGAGTTCTTACCCCTTCGTGAGCGCCCGCTACATGACCACGATGAGGACACGTATTTGGCGCTGCTAAAAGAGCTTCTCCGCACGGGGCCAATGTATTTTTCTTATGCCTTGGACCTCACCAACAGTTTCCAGCGTCAGTCGCAAAGCGATGCTAGCCTTCCGATGTGGAAACGAGCCGATGACCGGTTCTTTTGGAATCGCTTCATTCAATCCGATCTCATAGACTTTAGCCTCGGAGGGCATGATACAACGAGCGTACGATATGGACCCCAGCCCGGAGTTGATCCTTATATTCTCCCCGTAATGTATGGAATGTTACGCATCACTCCGGCAAAGGTTAAGTCGACTTCTTTTACGTTTGCTCTCATTACGAGGAGATCTAGACACCGCGCTGGGACAAGATACTTTTCACGTGGTATAGATGAGCAAGGACACGTTTCAAATTACAACGAAACCGAGCAGATTGTGATCTTGAATGATGCGACTGGTGGGCTATCGGGGTTTTCTGGAGGCCAGTccatgaaagaaaaaaccgcAGATTCGGGTCGGGACCTTCAGGTCATGGCTTACGTGCAGACTCGCGGGAGTGTTCCCGTATTTTGGGCCGAAGTCAACAACCTCAAGTATACCCCCAAACTCCAGGTTCGTGGGGTGGAAACAGCCGTCGATGCCGCACGAAAGCATTTTGCTGAGCAGATCCGGTTGTATGGAGAAAACTACCTGGTCAACCTTGTAAACCAGAAAGGGAGGGAGGAGCGAGTCAAGGATGCATATGAACAGCTCGTACGCATTTTGGTCTCTCCATCGACCGAGAATACAGAGGTCGACGCGGTATCCTCCGAGAAGATACATGCCCTGGAGCCAGGTCAAAGGCAGAAGGAATTGGACCGTCTCCACTACATCTACTTCGATTTCCACAACGAAACAAAGGGGCTGCAATGGCACCGCGCGGAACTGCTGATGGACCGTTTAATTGATGGTCTTACGCGAGGCGGTTATTTCCGTGGTGTAGAGGATCCTGGTGTGCCTAGTGGACAACTGGATATACGATCTTCACAAACCAGCGTTGTTCGTACCAACTGCATGGACTGCTTGGATCGAACGAACGTAGTGCAGAGTATGCTTGGGCGTTGGGCTGTAACCCGCCAGCTCACTGACGCAGGGATCCTacgtcaaggagaagctgcaaATGATGACCGGGACTTTGAGGACCTGTTCCGTAACATCTGGGCCGATAATGCAGACGTTGTCTCTAAATCGTATTCGGGCACCGGGGCACTGAAAACCGATTTCACCCGTACTGGCCAGCGTACTCGCGCTGGCATGCTGCAAGACTTGAACAATTCCATCACGCGATACGTGAAAAATAACCTCTTGGATGGCCCCAGGCAAGATGGCTTCGATGTCTTCTTGGGCACCTACCTTCCTCCAAATTCCACACTTGGCAACCTTCAACTTTTCCTAGACCGCCGACCCCTCATTATTCAGTCCATCCCCTATATCCTTGCTGCTGGTGTCTTTATGGTTCTAATTTCCATATTTACGAGGCGTTTGCCTGATGCTGCCGTGTGGCCGTTGCGTCTGTTCGTCATATTCTGGCTGGTGGTCTCTGCCTGGTGTGCACGCTTCATACTTGGGCATGGGATGCTTTAC GTGAACTGGCCCAAATTGAATACACCAGCTGCTGGATCCGAAGGGTATCAAGATGCGATGATCAAGGCCCGATCGGATCCTATCGTGGGGcaatttcttccttccagaAAGCACCAGAGGGGCTATAGCAATGCTCGACTCGGCTTTctggaagaagggaagaCTAGGATTGAATAG
- a CDS encoding Rab family GTPase (GTPase Rab5/YPT51 and related small G protein superfamily GTPases) translates to MASRAAAGARPGARFAQFKLVLLGESAVGKVSLSLLVILTVADVFHYRDQFDDYRESTIGAAFLTQTISLDESTTVKFEIWDTAGQERYKSLAPMYYRNANCAVVVYDITQASSLDKAKSWVKELQRQANENIVIALAGNKLDLVTENPDKRAIPTADAEAYAREAGLLFFETSAKTSSNVRELFTAIAKKLPLDQAGPRNLRTNPRPGVDLRPEAPGTQGANSCQC, encoded by the exons ATGGCCTCCAGAGCCGCAGCAGGCGCCCGTCCTGGTGCCAGATTCGCTCAGTTCAAACTTGTCTTGCTTG GAGAATCCGCTGTTGGAAAGGTTAGCCTATCTTTACTGGTTATTTTGACGGTCGCTGACGTCTTTCATTACAGA GATCAATTCGATGACTACCGGGAGTCGACGATTGGCGCTGCCTTTTTAACACAAACCATTTCTTTGGACGAAAGCACGACGGTCAAGTTCGAAATATGGGATACCGCCGGTCAGGAGAGATACAAGTCGCTAGCCCCGATGTACTACAGAAACGCCAACTGCGCAGTAGTTGTTTACGATATCACACAAGCT TCGTCGCTGGATAAGGCCAAGTCGTGGGTGAAAGAGTTACAACGCCAAGCGAACGAGAACATTGTCATCGCCCTTGCGGGTAATAAGCTCGACCTTGTCACAGAAAACCCAGACAAGAGGGCTATCCCAACCGCAGATGCCGAGGCCTATGCACGTGAGGCTGgtttgcttttctttgagaCATCGGCGAAGACCTCCTCGAACGTGCGGGAATTGTTTACCGCAATTGCGAAGAAACTTCCTCTCGACCAAGCCGGACCTCGAAACTTGCGCACAAACCCCCGTCCGGGTGTGGACTTGCGCCCAGAGGCCCCTGGCACTCAGGGCGCCAACTCCTGCCAATGCTAA